The following coding sequences lie in one Isoptericola variabilis 225 genomic window:
- a CDS encoding SpoIIE family protein phosphatase yields the protein MTEPLVVGAQAGRGPAASVTDEVFDRVARLVHRHLDVIAAAVVLRARGELVLPGAVGLPVSTQAERVARVAEPVTALVVGTGAPVVVRDVEHDPRVDLDAVHDLGVAAFAAFPVHDGDGHAVGALWAVDGAPRVWTDVDLATLSDLAAACTSELRLRAERERARLAEQVAFRAHRRSRFLLGLSERFAGVSTVEEVEDALAHAVGEGTGARWVSLALVDDDRRHLTYVTVGSQEPGQELRSPRLDEPRPDTHVARTAQPLHFRDHDALVASYPSMAPIGLVSTGARSFLPVVTSGRVIGVVVCVWEHPREHDAEAAMLEAALGRYVALALERVALLETRRQVATTLQEALLTTAAPAVAHLDIATTYSPAARTDQVGGDWYDAVVLDDDAALLMIGDVSGHDVHAAAQMGQLRSMLRALAWSHDESPAMLLTLLDRANEKLGPRATATAVVARLDRDAPASDGAAAALPGDRSYTLTWSTAGHPPPLVLRSDGRVEQLAARADLMLGIQPATARTDHTARLHPGDTLVLYTDGLVEERGTLMSARIAELGRVLAASKGLATAALPRSLVKGLVGSRQRDDVAVLAVRVRVPVPSGWPSPAGHARAERRVADSLSDLGPARRWVDDVLECCEVDSEQRRTAMLLTSEVLTNALEHGRAPITVTVEVDDRRLRVGVRDGCTREPELKSPEPHDLSGRGVLFLERLASRWGVDKHEDSDAVGRHADAGAGKTVWFEIDRGSHPLTGAIEKVRKDPVTGAIPFAGPLLQRPSWDGSRSG from the coding sequence GTGACGGAGCCCCTCGTCGTCGGCGCCCAGGCGGGTCGAGGCCCGGCCGCGAGCGTGACCGACGAGGTCTTCGACCGGGTCGCACGGCTCGTGCACCGGCACCTCGACGTCATCGCCGCGGCCGTCGTGCTGCGCGCCCGGGGCGAGCTCGTCCTGCCCGGCGCGGTGGGCCTGCCCGTGTCCACGCAGGCCGAGCGCGTGGCACGGGTCGCCGAGCCCGTGACGGCCCTCGTCGTCGGGACGGGCGCGCCCGTCGTCGTGCGCGACGTCGAGCACGACCCGCGCGTCGACCTCGACGCCGTGCACGATCTCGGTGTCGCGGCGTTCGCCGCGTTCCCCGTGCACGACGGCGACGGCCACGCCGTCGGGGCGCTCTGGGCGGTCGACGGGGCGCCGCGCGTGTGGACCGACGTCGACCTCGCCACGCTCTCCGACCTCGCCGCCGCGTGCACGAGCGAGCTGCGACTGCGCGCCGAGCGCGAGCGGGCACGGCTCGCCGAGCAGGTGGCGTTCCGGGCGCACCGGCGCTCGCGCTTCCTGCTCGGGCTGAGCGAGCGGTTCGCGGGCGTGAGCACGGTCGAGGAGGTCGAGGACGCGCTCGCGCACGCCGTCGGGGAGGGCACGGGCGCGCGCTGGGTCTCGCTCGCGCTCGTCGACGACGACCGCCGCCACCTCACCTACGTCACCGTCGGCAGCCAGGAGCCGGGGCAGGAGCTGCGCTCGCCGCGGCTCGACGAGCCGCGGCCCGACACGCACGTCGCACGCACCGCGCAGCCGCTGCACTTCCGCGACCACGACGCGCTCGTGGCCTCGTACCCGTCGATGGCGCCGATCGGGCTGGTGTCGACCGGGGCGCGCTCGTTCCTGCCGGTCGTCACGAGCGGGCGCGTGATCGGCGTCGTCGTGTGCGTGTGGGAGCACCCGCGCGAGCACGACGCCGAGGCGGCGATGCTCGAGGCCGCGCTCGGGCGCTACGTCGCGCTCGCGCTCGAGCGCGTCGCGCTGCTCGAGACGCGCCGCCAGGTGGCCACGACGCTCCAGGAGGCGCTGCTCACGACCGCGGCGCCCGCCGTCGCGCACCTCGACATCGCGACGACCTACTCGCCCGCCGCGCGGACCGACCAGGTGGGCGGCGACTGGTACGACGCGGTCGTGCTCGACGACGACGCCGCGCTGCTCATGATCGGCGACGTGTCGGGGCACGACGTGCACGCCGCCGCGCAGATGGGTCAGCTGCGCTCGATGCTGCGGGCGCTGGCGTGGAGCCACGACGAGTCGCCCGCGATGCTGCTCACGCTGCTCGACCGCGCGAACGAGAAGCTGGGCCCGCGTGCGACCGCGACCGCCGTCGTCGCGCGCCTCGACCGCGACGCGCCCGCGTCGGACGGTGCTGCCGCGGCCCTGCCGGGCGACCGCTCGTACACGCTCACGTGGTCGACGGCGGGGCACCCGCCGCCGCTCGTGCTCCGGTCCGACGGGCGGGTCGAGCAGCTCGCCGCGCGCGCCGACCTCATGCTCGGCATCCAGCCCGCGACGGCCCGCACCGACCACACGGCCCGGCTGCACCCGGGCGACACGCTCGTGCTGTACACCGACGGGCTCGTCGAGGAGCGCGGCACGCTCATGTCGGCACGGATCGCCGAGCTCGGCCGCGTGCTCGCCGCGTCGAAGGGCCTGGCGACGGCCGCGCTGCCGCGCTCCCTCGTCAAGGGGCTCGTCGGGTCGCGGCAGCGGGACGACGTCGCGGTGCTCGCCGTGCGCGTCCGCGTACCCGTGCCGTCCGGCTGGCCGTCGCCCGCGGGCCACGCGCGCGCCGAGCGGCGGGTCGCGGACTCGCTGTCCGACCTGGGCCCGGCGCGACGCTGGGTCGACGACGTCCTCGAGTGCTGCGAGGTCGACTCGGAGCAGCGCCGCACCGCGATGCTCCTGACGAGCGAGGTCCTCACCAACGCGCTCGAGCACGGCAGGGCCCCCATCACGGTGACGGTCGAGGTCGACGACCGGCGGCTGCGCGTGGGCGTGCGCGACGGGTGCACGCGCGAGCCCGAGCTCAAGTCGCCCGAGCCGCACGACCTGTCGGGGCGCGGCGTGCTGTTCCTCGAGCGGCTGGCCTCGCGGTGGGGCGTGGACAAGCACGAGGACTCCGACGCCGTCGGGCGGCACGCGGACGCCGGCGCCGGCAAGACCGTGTGGTTCGAGATCGACCGCGGGTCGCACCCGCTCACCGGGGCGATCGAGAAGGTCCGCAAGGACCCGGTCACGGGCGCCATCCCGTTCGCCGGGCCGCTGCTGCAGCGTCCGTCGTGGGACGGGTCGCGGTCCGGCTGA
- a CDS encoding sigma-70 family RNA polymerase sigma factor — MTHTVDVPETRESDVGALLEAYRGELTGYCYRLLGGAFEADDAVQETLLRAWRAYDRFEGRSSLRSWLYRIATNVCFDHLGSSKRRERPMGLGGPQPAEAEYFGETLPEERWVEPVPDDAVLPREGDPADMAVGRESIRLAFVAALQHLPPRQRAVLVLREVLRWSAAEVATLLDTSVASVNSALQRARATLGSKALRLDDAADAERAESWSAADSELLERYLDAFERYDMDALVRLLREDAVLNMPPYTLWVQGPKDIVRWMEGPGARCRGSRCLRVRANGSPAFGQYRPDPAGGWSPWALTVLEHDGTGKVTGITAFLDTASWFPRFGLPDHLD, encoded by the coding sequence GTGACACACACCGTCGACGTACCGGAGACCCGCGAGTCCGACGTCGGTGCGCTCCTCGAGGCGTACCGGGGCGAGCTCACGGGGTACTGCTACCGGCTGCTGGGCGGCGCGTTCGAGGCTGACGACGCCGTGCAGGAGACCCTGCTGCGCGCGTGGCGTGCGTACGACCGGTTCGAGGGCCGGTCCTCGCTGCGCTCGTGGCTCTACCGCATCGCGACCAACGTGTGCTTCGACCACCTCGGCTCGAGCAAGCGGCGCGAGCGCCCCATGGGGCTCGGCGGTCCGCAGCCGGCCGAGGCCGAGTACTTCGGGGAGACGCTGCCCGAGGAGCGGTGGGTCGAGCCCGTGCCCGACGACGCGGTGCTGCCGCGCGAGGGCGACCCGGCCGACATGGCCGTGGGCCGCGAGTCGATCCGGCTGGCCTTCGTCGCTGCGCTGCAGCACCTGCCGCCGCGGCAGCGGGCCGTGCTCGTGCTGCGCGAGGTGCTGCGGTGGTCGGCCGCCGAGGTCGCGACCCTGCTCGACACGTCGGTCGCGTCGGTCAACAGCGCGCTCCAGCGGGCGCGCGCGACGCTCGGGTCGAAGGCGCTGCGGCTCGACGACGCCGCCGACGCGGAGCGGGCCGAGTCCTGGTCCGCGGCGGACAGCGAGCTGCTCGAGCGGTACCTCGACGCCTTCGAGCGCTACGACATGGACGCGCTCGTGCGGCTGCTGCGCGAGGACGCGGTCCTCAACATGCCGCCCTACACGCTGTGGGTCCAGGGGCCGAAGGACATCGTGCGCTGGATGGAGGGCCCCGGCGCGCGCTGCCGTGGCTCGCGGTGCCTGCGCGTGCGGGCCAACGGGTCGCCCGCGTTCGGCCAGTACAGGCCGGACCCGGCGGGCGGGTGGAGCCCGTGGGCGCTGACCGTGCTCGAGCACGACGGCACGGGCAAGGTCACGGGCATCACGGCGTTCCTCGACACCGCCTCGTGGTTCCCGCGGTTCGGGCTGCCGGACCACCTCGACTGA
- a CDS encoding CrcB family protein, giving the protein MSAPARPPHRDVRLLGLVAMGGAVGSGLRYAVALALPWDAGSWPWATFAVNVVGAFLLGWLLEAVAMRGPETFALRRWRLFAGTGLLGGFTTYSSLALELERLLASGAWGVALGYAAGSLVLGTAAALAGLAAGRRTPPSTLGVLLRGGGR; this is encoded by the coding sequence GTGAGCGCACCGGCCCGGCCCCCGCACCGCGACGTGCGCCTGCTGGGGCTCGTGGCGATGGGCGGCGCCGTCGGGTCGGGGCTGCGGTACGCCGTGGCGCTCGCGCTGCCGTGGGACGCCGGGTCGTGGCCGTGGGCGACGTTCGCGGTCAACGTCGTCGGCGCGTTCCTGCTCGGCTGGCTCCTCGAGGCCGTCGCGATGCGCGGCCCCGAGACGTTCGCGCTGCGCCGGTGGCGCCTGTTCGCCGGGACCGGGCTGCTCGGCGGGTTCACGACGTACTCCTCGCTGGCGCTCGAGCTCGAGCGCCTGCTCGCCTCCGGCGCGTGGGGCGTGGCGCTCGGGTACGCGGCCGGATCGCTCGTGCTCGGCACGGCCGCCGCGCTCGCGGGGCTCGCCGCCGGGCGCCGGACGCCGCCGAGCACGCTCGGGGTTCTGCTGCGCGGGGGCGGCCGGTGA
- the crcB gene encoding fluoride efflux transporter CrcB — protein sequence MSGLVDVLLVALGGGVGAAARFWVADTVRARRPSGFPWGTWTVNVVGSFVVGLLAGWVLAGWSPAGEHWRLLLAVGLCGGFTTFSTASVETATLLQAGRVRLAVLHALSTLVVSVAAVAAGLTVVTLLPLAR from the coding sequence GTGAGCGGGCTGGTCGACGTGCTGCTCGTGGCCCTGGGCGGCGGCGTCGGGGCCGCGGCCCGCTTCTGGGTGGCCGACACCGTCCGGGCGCGGCGGCCCTCGGGCTTCCCGTGGGGCACGTGGACGGTCAACGTCGTCGGGTCGTTCGTGGTCGGGCTCCTGGCCGGATGGGTGCTGGCCGGCTGGTCGCCGGCCGGCGAGCACTGGCGGCTGCTGCTCGCCGTCGGGCTCTGCGGCGGGTTCACGACCTTCTCGACCGCGTCCGTGGAGACGGCGACGCTGCTCCAGGCCGGGCGCGTGCGCCTCGCCGTGCTGCACGCGCTGAGCACCCTGGTGGTGAGCGTGGCCGCCGTCGCGGCGGGCCTCACCGTCGTCACCCTCCTCCCCCTCGCGAGGTAG
- a CDS encoding 5'-3' exonuclease → MSLMLLDTASLYFRAFFGLPDTLRSPDGKPVNAVRGLLDMIAFLVTEHRPDRLVACWDEDWRPAFRVEAIPSYKGHRVAQATPPGVPDVEEVPDALTPQIAVIVEVLAALGIARVGAPGHEADDVIGTLVARETSRPVPDGATRRVDIVTGDRDLFQLVDDAAGVRVLFPARGVRDPDVVDQAKLAEKYGLPTGAAYADMAILRGDPSDGLPGVPGIGEKTAVKLLTTFGDLDAIRAAAADGTPGLTPSQRARLREASDYLDVAPVVVQVARDAPVDEVDDALPRAPHDPEALDALAERWGIRSSVDRVLTALERRWS, encoded by the coding sequence ATGAGCCTCATGCTCCTCGACACCGCGAGCCTCTACTTCCGCGCCTTCTTCGGCCTGCCCGACACGCTCCGCTCCCCCGACGGCAAGCCGGTCAACGCGGTCCGCGGCCTGCTCGACATGATCGCGTTCCTCGTGACCGAGCACCGGCCCGACCGGCTCGTCGCGTGCTGGGACGAGGACTGGCGGCCGGCGTTCCGCGTCGAGGCGATCCCCTCGTACAAGGGTCACCGCGTCGCGCAGGCCACCCCGCCGGGCGTGCCCGACGTCGAGGAGGTGCCCGACGCGCTGACCCCGCAGATCGCCGTCATCGTCGAGGTGCTCGCCGCGCTCGGCATCGCACGCGTGGGGGCGCCGGGCCACGAGGCGGACGACGTGATCGGCACGCTCGTCGCGCGCGAGACGTCGCGCCCCGTGCCCGACGGCGCCACGCGGCGGGTCGACATCGTCACCGGCGACCGGGACCTCTTCCAGCTCGTCGACGACGCCGCGGGCGTGCGCGTGCTGTTCCCGGCCCGAGGGGTGCGCGACCCCGACGTCGTCGACCAGGCGAAGCTCGCCGAGAAGTACGGCCTGCCGACCGGCGCCGCGTACGCCGACATGGCGATCCTGCGCGGCGACCCCTCCGACGGCCTGCCCGGCGTCCCGGGCATCGGCGAGAAGACGGCGGTCAAGCTCCTCACCACGTTCGGGGACCTCGACGCGATCCGGGCCGCGGCCGCCGACGGCACGCCCGGCCTCACGCCGTCCCAGCGCGCGCGGCTGCGCGAGGCGAGCGACTACCTCGACGTCGCGCCCGTCGTCGTGCAGGTCGCCCGGGACGCGCCGGTCGACGAGGTCGACGACGCGCTCCCCCGTGCGCCGCACGACCCGGAGGCGCTCGACGCGCTCGCTGAGCGGTGGGGCATCCGCTCGAGCGTCGACCGGGTCCTCACCGCGCTGGAGCGCCGCTGGTCCTGA
- a CDS encoding VOC family protein: MPARGDLPEGAPAWIDLGARDLDAAVAFYTGLFGWEHMSFGEEFGNYGQFLLSGAPVAGVGPLMDETQPAAWGVYLWSTDADATAARVREHGGTVLLPPDDVPGQGRFLMTVDPTGAPVAFWQAYEHRGFGTVAEAGAPAWFELWTNDYDRAVAYYRDVAGWDAHEMPNDEGYRYTTHGEGDDSYAGIYDATSDLGEQGTPSWVVYLGSADVDASAARARELGGTVQGEPQDTPYGRMVAVQDPNGASFQLISV; this comes from the coding sequence ATGCCCGCACGCGGAGACCTGCCCGAGGGCGCGCCCGCCTGGATCGACCTCGGCGCGCGCGACCTCGACGCCGCGGTCGCGTTCTACACCGGCCTCTTCGGCTGGGAGCACATGAGCTTTGGCGAGGAGTTCGGCAACTACGGCCAGTTCCTGCTGAGCGGCGCACCGGTCGCGGGTGTCGGTCCGCTCATGGACGAGACGCAGCCGGCCGCGTGGGGCGTCTACCTGTGGTCGACCGACGCCGACGCCACCGCCGCGCGCGTCCGCGAGCACGGCGGCACCGTGCTGCTGCCGCCCGACGACGTGCCCGGCCAGGGTCGCTTCCTCATGACCGTCGACCCGACCGGTGCGCCCGTCGCCTTCTGGCAGGCGTACGAGCACCGGGGCTTCGGCACGGTCGCCGAGGCGGGCGCGCCGGCGTGGTTCGAGCTGTGGACGAACGACTACGACCGCGCCGTCGCGTACTACCGCGACGTCGCCGGCTGGGACGCGCACGAGATGCCGAACGACGAGGGCTACCGCTACACCACGCACGGCGAGGGCGACGACTCCTACGCCGGGATCTACGACGCGACGTCGGACCTCGGCGAGCAGGGCACGCCGTCGTGGGTGGTCTACCTCGGCTCGGCCGACGTCGACGCCTCCGCCGCGCGCGCCCGCGAGCTGGGCGGCACGGTCCAGGGCGAGCCGCAGGACACCCCGTACGGCCGCATGGTCGCCGTCCAGGACCCGAACGGCGCGAGCTTCCAGCTCATCTCCGTCTGA
- a CDS encoding phosphoenolpyruvate carboxylase, whose protein sequence is MPDPLRDDIRLLGGLLGTVLREAGGQDLLDDVERLRELTIRAYGSDDGGTALAEAADLVAGFPLERAEQVARAFTCYFHLANLAEEYHRVRVLRQRETEAGAAVDESLPHAFTQLAEEVGRDEALRRLSELEFRPVLTAHPTEARRRAVSGAVRRISNLLAERDTMRPGGTSLVENERRLLAEIDTMWRTSPIRAAKPTVLDEVKTAMGVFDATLFNTFPEVYRRLDDWLLDGDAGRAAPVARPFVFLGSWIGGDRDGNPNVTAEVTRQAATLAAEHALTALEEAARQVGRKLTLDEAGTPPSSALKALWQRLRQLSEDLTAQAAAVSPREPHRAAVLAIAGRIGATRRRDADLAYRRPEELEAELRVVQDSLVEAGAPRAAYGDLQKLVWQVQTFGFHLAEIEVRQHSQVHAAALDEIAEKGVHGDLSDRTREVLDTFRALGAVQRRFGERAARRYIVSFTQAPEHLAAVYHLAELAFEDAEDIPVIDAIPLFETFADLEASVDILEAALELPQVQRRLAANGRRVEVMLGYSDSSKDVGPVAATLALHSAQSRIAEWARRHDITLTLFHGRGGALGRGGGPANRAVLAQPPHSVDGRFKLTEQGEVILARYGDPTIAARHIEQVAAATLLASAPSTEKRNAATAERFAHVASSLDASSRARFHALVKSEGFPQWFAQVTPLEEIGLLPIGSRPAKRGLSVNSLDDLRAIPWVFSWSQARINLAGWFGLGTALREFGDSPERIAELQAAYREWPLFATLLDNVEMSLAKTDERIAAQYLALGDRDDLAQMVLDELRLTREWVLRVTGNEWPLANRRVLGRAVQLRSPYVDALSLLQVRALRALRTEGASEGVTAESGKWVDGGYKDRWQHLLLLTVNGVSAGLQNTG, encoded by the coding sequence ATGCCCGACCCGCTGCGCGACGACATCCGCCTGCTCGGCGGGCTCCTCGGCACGGTCCTGCGCGAGGCCGGCGGCCAGGACCTGCTCGACGACGTCGAGCGGCTGCGCGAGCTGACCATCCGCGCGTACGGCTCGGACGACGGCGGCACGGCGCTCGCCGAGGCGGCCGACCTCGTGGCCGGCTTCCCGCTCGAGCGGGCCGAGCAGGTGGCGCGCGCGTTCACGTGCTACTTCCACCTCGCGAACCTGGCCGAGGAGTACCACCGCGTGCGCGTGCTGCGCCAGCGCGAGACCGAGGCCGGTGCCGCCGTCGACGAGTCGCTGCCCCACGCGTTCACCCAGCTCGCCGAGGAGGTGGGCCGCGACGAGGCGCTGCGCCGGCTGAGCGAGCTCGAGTTCCGCCCGGTGCTCACCGCGCACCCGACGGAGGCGCGCCGTCGGGCCGTCTCGGGAGCGGTGCGGCGCATCTCGAACCTGCTCGCCGAGCGCGACACGATGCGCCCGGGTGGCACGTCGCTCGTCGAGAACGAGCGGCGCCTGCTGGCCGAGATCGACACGATGTGGCGCACGTCGCCGATCCGTGCGGCCAAGCCGACCGTGCTCGACGAGGTCAAGACGGCCATGGGCGTCTTCGACGCCACCCTGTTCAACACGTTCCCGGAGGTCTACCGCCGGCTCGACGACTGGCTGCTCGACGGCGACGCCGGACGCGCGGCGCCCGTCGCACGGCCGTTCGTCTTCCTCGGCTCGTGGATCGGCGGCGACCGCGACGGCAACCCCAACGTCACCGCCGAGGTCACGCGCCAGGCCGCGACGCTCGCGGCCGAGCACGCGCTGACCGCGCTCGAGGAGGCGGCGCGCCAGGTCGGCCGCAAGCTCACGCTCGACGAGGCCGGCACGCCGCCGTCGTCGGCGCTCAAGGCGCTGTGGCAGCGGCTGCGCCAGCTCTCGGAGGACCTCACGGCGCAGGCCGCGGCGGTGTCGCCGCGCGAGCCGCACCGCGCCGCGGTGCTCGCGATCGCGGGCCGCATCGGGGCCACGCGGCGCCGGGACGCGGACCTCGCGTACCGGCGGCCCGAGGAGCTGGAGGCCGAGCTGCGCGTCGTGCAGGACTCGCTCGTGGAGGCGGGCGCGCCCCGCGCCGCGTACGGCGACCTCCAGAAGCTCGTGTGGCAGGTCCAGACGTTCGGCTTCCACCTCGCCGAGATCGAGGTGCGCCAGCACTCGCAGGTGCACGCCGCGGCGCTCGACGAGATCGCCGAGAAGGGCGTGCACGGCGACCTGTCCGACCGCACGCGCGAGGTGCTCGACACCTTCCGCGCGCTCGGGGCGGTGCAGCGCCGCTTCGGCGAGCGGGCCGCGCGCCGCTACATCGTGTCGTTCACGCAGGCGCCCGAGCACCTCGCGGCCGTCTACCACCTGGCCGAGCTGGCGTTCGAGGACGCCGAGGACATCCCGGTCATCGATGCGATCCCGCTGTTCGAGACCTTCGCGGACCTCGAGGCGTCGGTCGACATCCTCGAGGCCGCGCTCGAGCTGCCGCAGGTCCAGCGCCGGCTCGCGGCCAACGGCCGCCGCGTCGAGGTCATGCTCGGCTACTCGGACTCCTCGAAGGACGTCGGGCCTGTCGCGGCCACGCTCGCGCTGCACTCGGCGCAGTCGCGCATCGCGGAGTGGGCGCGGCGCCACGACATCACGCTCACGCTGTTCCACGGCCGCGGCGGGGCGCTGGGCCGCGGCGGCGGCCCGGCCAACCGCGCGGTCCTCGCGCAGCCGCCCCACTCGGTCGACGGCCGCTTCAAGCTCACCGAGCAGGGCGAGGTCATCCTCGCTCGGTACGGCGACCCGACGATCGCCGCGCGCCACATCGAGCAGGTCGCGGCCGCGACGCTGCTCGCCTCCGCGCCGTCGACCGAGAAGCGCAACGCCGCCACGGCCGAGCGCTTCGCGCACGTCGCGTCCTCGCTCGACGCGTCGTCGCGCGCCCGCTTCCACGCGCTCGTGAAGTCGGAGGGCTTCCCGCAGTGGTTCGCGCAGGTCACGCCGCTCGAGGAGATCGGCCTGCTGCCGATCGGCTCGCGCCCGGCCAAGCGAGGCCTGTCGGTCAACTCGCTCGACGACCTGCGCGCGATCCCGTGGGTGTTCTCGTGGTCGCAGGCGCGCATCAACCTGGCCGGCTGGTTCGGGCTCGGGACGGCGCTGCGCGAGTTCGGCGACAGCCCGGAACGCATCGCGGAGCTCCAGGCGGCGTACCGGGAGTGGCCGCTGTTCGCGACGCTGCTCGACAACGTCGAGATGTCGCTCGCCAAGACCGACGAGCGCATCGCTGCCCAGTACCTCGCGCTCGGCGACCGCGACGACCTCGCGCAGATGGTGCTCGACGAGCTGCGCCTCACGCGCGAGTGGGTGCTGCGCGTGACGGGCAACGAGTGGCCGCTCGCCAACCGCCGCGTCCTCGGGCGTGCCGTGCAGCTGCGCTCGCCCTACGTCGACGCGCTGTCCCTGCTCCAGGTCCGCGCCCTGCGCGCGCTGCGCACCGAGGGCGCGAGCGAGGGCGTGACCGCCGAGTCCGGCAAGTGGGTCGACGGCGGGTACAAGGACCGCTGGCAGCACCTGCTGCTGCTCACCGTCAACGGCGTCAGCGCGGGCCTGCAGAACACCGGCTGA
- a CDS encoding NAD(P)-dependent oxidoreductase, with amino-acid sequence MTSPAQPGQRVVVTGASGRLGPAVVEHLAAHGWDVVATDRVAPPRPLPGKFVRADLGELGQVTELLAGVDESGPADAVVHLAAIPAPGMAPNSTTFANNVPATYNVFRAAQVTGIRNVVWASSETVLGLPFDVPPPYLPVDEEYPPIPQTTYSLGKTLEEEMAQHLTRWDPQLKAVALRFSNVMLPEDYARFETWQDDPAARRWNLWGYIDARDGAQAVRLALEATFTRFEAFIVANADTVMRRDSAELAAAEFPGVRLHRPLRGRETLLSIDKARRMLGYEPQHSWLDEVRD; translated from the coding sequence ATGACGTCACCAGCACAGCCGGGTCAGCGGGTCGTGGTCACCGGGGCGAGCGGCCGGCTCGGACCCGCCGTCGTCGAGCACCTCGCCGCCCACGGGTGGGACGTCGTCGCGACCGACCGCGTCGCTCCCCCGCGTCCGCTGCCGGGGAAGTTCGTGCGCGCCGACCTCGGCGAGCTCGGCCAGGTGACCGAGCTGCTCGCGGGCGTCGACGAGTCCGGGCCCGCCGACGCCGTCGTGCACCTCGCGGCGATCCCCGCGCCCGGGATGGCGCCCAACTCCACGACGTTCGCCAACAACGTCCCCGCGACGTACAACGTGTTCCGCGCCGCACAGGTCACGGGCATCCGCAACGTCGTGTGGGCCTCGAGCGAGACGGTGCTCGGACTGCCGTTCGACGTGCCGCCGCCGTACCTGCCGGTCGACGAGGAGTACCCGCCGATCCCGCAGACCACCTACTCACTCGGCAAGACGCTCGAGGAGGAGATGGCCCAGCACCTCACGCGCTGGGACCCGCAGCTCAAGGCCGTCGCGCTGCGGTTCTCCAACGTCATGCTGCCCGAGGACTACGCGCGCTTCGAGACGTGGCAGGACGACCCGGCCGCCCGCCGGTGGAACCTGTGGGGCTACATCGACGCGCGCGACGGCGCCCAGGCCGTGCGCCTCGCGCTCGAGGCGACGTTCACGCGCTTCGAGGCGTTCATCGTCGCGAACGCCGACACCGTCATGCGGCGTGACTCCGCCGAGCTGGCCGCCGCCGAGTTCCCCGGCGTGCGCCTCCACCGGCCGCTGCGCGGACGCGAGACGCTCCTGAGCATCGACAAGGCCCGCCGCATGCTCGGCTACGAGCCGCAGCACTCCTGGCTCGACGAGGTGCGGGACTGA
- a CDS encoding ribbon-helix-helix domain-containing protein gives MGEEKIRGQAVSDEQIQAWADEAEGGYDVETLRRRGRPSAGEGPGIVVPVRLDARTLAALNERAESEGLANRSEAIRAAVRAWLHVA, from the coding sequence ATGGGTGAGGAGAAGATTCGCGGTCAGGCGGTGAGCGACGAACAAATCCAGGCGTGGGCCGACGAGGCTGAGGGGGGCTACGACGTCGAGACGCTCCGCCGTCGCGGACGTCCGAGCGCGGGCGAAGGTCCCGGGATCGTCGTGCCCGTGCGGCTTGACGCCCGCACACTCGCGGCCCTGAACGAGCGTGCGGAGTCCGAGGGCCTCGCGAACCGGTCTGAGGCGATCCGGGCGGCCGTACGTGCGTGGCTGCACGTCGCATGA
- a CDS encoding toxin: protein MAARRMRRLHDSARKHFRRDRLTEAGVLYAAQHSLYQVPLDDEDDPRRWLMLGFDDSGRMLELVVLVFDSGDELIIHAMKARPQYLDLLT from the coding sequence GTGGCTGCACGTCGCATGAGGCGGCTGCACGACTCGGCTCGCAAACACTTCCGACGCGACCGGCTGACCGAGGCGGGTGTGCTCTACGCCGCCCAGCACAGCCTCTATCAAGTCCCGCTCGATGACGAGGACGACCCCCGTCGCTGGCTCATGCTCGGCTTCGACGACTCCGGGCGCATGCTGGAGCTCGTGGTTCTTGTCTTCGACTCCGGGGACGAACTGATCATTCACGCGATGAAGGCACGGCCCCAGTACCTGGACCTGCTCACCTGA
- a CDS encoding GNAT family N-acetyltransferase translates to MAQRARATWPPMIATERLLLREPEGKDRPALVELFTSPEVGTYIGGPRPRQEFERSLPEDNRRPGLFAVDLHGALIGIVTLDRLEPVSKSCVRVAGEEATLGYLFLPEAWGCGYATEACTAVLNWFTTALPGESVSLSTQTANSASIRLATKLGFTEVERYEAYGAEQWRGRWSPTRRPA, encoded by the coding sequence ATGGCGCAACGTGCACGGGCGACGTGGCCCCCAATGATCGCGACAGAGCGCCTCTTGCTGCGGGAGCCTGAGGGGAAGGATCGCCCGGCACTTGTCGAGTTGTTCACCTCTCCCGAAGTCGGCACCTACATCGGTGGACCGCGCCCGCGCCAGGAGTTCGAGCGCTCGCTGCCAGAGGACAACCGACGGCCGGGACTCTTCGCTGTCGATCTTCACGGGGCACTGATCGGGATCGTTACGCTCGACCGACTCGAGCCTGTCAGCAAGAGCTGCGTCCGTGTGGCGGGCGAAGAGGCCACCCTGGGATATCTGTTCCTGCCCGAAGCGTGGGGCTGCGGTTATGCCACCGAGGCGTGCACAGCAGTCCTCAACTGGTTCACGACCGCACTACCCGGTGAGTCCGTGTCGCTGTCGACACAGACGGCCAACAGTGCCTCAATTCGCCTCGCGACCAAGCTCGGCTTCACCGAGGTGGAGCGCTACGAGGCCTACGGCGCCGAGCAGTGGCGTGGCAGGTGGTCGCCAACCCGTCGGCCAGCTTGA